The following coding sequences are from one Halorubrum sp. BOL3-1 window:
- a CDS encoding branched-chain amino acid ABC transporter permease, which translates to MIVGFLLYPLVYEALLATPVEPLAEAFLPAVTFMIVVLYMGLFAMSFDFISGYTGYLSFGHAAFFGTGGYFVVLAANGQIPGIPGGTPFMFTLLLGAVLAALLALVIGSVSFRLTGVYFAMITLGFAQVIYELIRSWGYVSTNPTEGATVSGDALAVGVPYVDALSLDVGRLTGESVENLLGLGIDLSATVVSYYALGIVVVICYFAMQRIVHSPFGRVMIAIRENEERARAVGYATYRFKLAAFAISGFFGAIAGGIFAAYSRSVAPDGTFYFLVTADALITTIVGGFGTLAGPVYGTLFNQGLEDVLSTESGGIATLLREGLPASVLEADLFGVSLELFVNTAVDGRAPLYLGIVFVLFVLYVPNGILGTLRDRLGGTVGKRLPDHLRRYFR; encoded by the coding sequence GTGATAGTCGGGTTCCTGCTGTACCCGCTCGTCTACGAGGCGCTGCTCGCGACCCCGGTCGAGCCGCTCGCGGAGGCGTTCCTCCCGGCGGTCACGTTCATGATCGTGGTGCTGTACATGGGGCTGTTCGCGATGAGCTTCGACTTTATCAGCGGCTACACCGGCTACCTCTCGTTCGGACACGCGGCGTTCTTCGGGACCGGCGGCTACTTCGTCGTCCTCGCCGCGAACGGACAGATTCCGGGGATCCCCGGCGGGACGCCGTTCATGTTCACCCTGCTCTTGGGTGCGGTACTGGCCGCCCTGCTCGCGCTCGTCATCGGGTCGGTGTCGTTCCGGCTCACGGGGGTCTACTTCGCGATGATCACGCTCGGGTTCGCGCAGGTGATCTACGAGCTGATCCGGTCGTGGGGGTACGTCTCGACGAACCCGACCGAGGGCGCGACGGTGAGCGGCGACGCGCTCGCGGTCGGCGTCCCCTACGTCGACGCCCTCAGCCTCGACGTGGGACGGCTCACCGGCGAGAGCGTCGAGAACCTGCTCGGGCTGGGGATCGACCTCTCGGCGACGGTTGTCTCGTACTACGCGCTCGGGATCGTCGTCGTGATCTGTTACTTCGCGATGCAGCGGATCGTCCACTCGCCGTTCGGACGCGTGATGATCGCGATCCGCGAGAACGAGGAGCGGGCCCGCGCCGTCGGCTACGCGACCTACCGGTTCAAGCTCGCGGCGTTCGCCATCAGCGGGTTCTTCGGGGCGATCGCCGGCGGGATCTTCGCCGCCTACTCGCGGTCGGTCGCGCCCGACGGGACGTTCTACTTCCTCGTCACCGCCGACGCGCTGATCACGACGATCGTCGGCGGGTTCGGCACCCTCGCGGGCCCGGTCTACGGGACCCTGTTCAATCAGGGGCTGGAGGACGTCCTCTCCACCGAGAGCGGCGGGATCGCGACGCTGTTGCGCGAGGGTCTCCCGGCGAGCGTCCTGGAGGCCGACCTCTTCGGCGTCAGCCTGGAGCTGTTCGTCAACACGGCCGTCGACGGGCGCGCCCCGCTGTACCTCGGGATCGTCTTCGTGCTGTTCGTCCTCTACGTCCCGAACGGCATCCTCGGAACGCTGCGCGACAGACTCGGTGGCACCGTCGGGAAGCGGCTCCCGGACCACCTGCGGCGCTACTTCCGGTAG
- a CDS encoding FAD-dependent oxidoreductase, translated as MTDDPTALVIGGGATGTGIARDLAIRGVDVTLVDRGGLGSGTSGRSHGLLHSGARYAEADPEGARECIEENRTLRRVAGACVRDTGGLFVRLTDDDPDYLEEKLAACEAVGIGTERLTEESVRDRVPGLASDVEEAFSVPDGVIYPSRLVAANAADAERHGATVRPHAPVEDVTVRDGGIGSVRVGGAVDATLTPDVAVNATGAWADAIGEMAGVDVGMAPSRGVMVSVEHDGLEPVLNRCRDPDDGDIVVPHDGEVVLGTTSVPVSDPDDYETADWEVERSVEECAAMLPAVADAPTVRTWWGVRPLYAPDETEQDRRGISRGFTLLDHERDGAAGLYSVVGGKLTTYRRMAETTADEVCERLGVDAPCETATQRLAHADDPDRLDELVEAYGGANPTDRDVVDAPADD; from the coding sequence ATGACCGACGATCCGACCGCCCTCGTGATCGGCGGCGGGGCGACGGGGACGGGGATCGCCAGGGACCTCGCGATCCGGGGCGTCGACGTGACGCTCGTCGACCGCGGCGGGCTCGGAAGCGGAACCTCCGGGCGCTCGCACGGCCTCCTCCACAGCGGGGCCCGGTACGCGGAGGCCGACCCCGAGGGCGCCCGCGAGTGTATCGAGGAGAACCGGACGCTCCGCAGGGTCGCCGGCGCCTGCGTCCGCGACACCGGCGGCCTGTTCGTTCGCCTCACCGACGATGATCCGGACTACCTCGAAGAGAAGCTCGCGGCCTGCGAGGCGGTCGGGATCGGGACGGAACGGCTCACCGAGGAGTCCGTCCGCGACCGCGTTCCGGGCCTCGCCAGCGACGTCGAGGAGGCGTTCTCCGTCCCCGACGGCGTTATCTACCCGTCGCGGCTGGTGGCGGCCAACGCCGCCGACGCCGAACGACACGGGGCGACCGTCCGCCCGCACGCGCCCGTCGAGGACGTGACGGTCCGCGACGGCGGGATCGGGTCCGTCCGCGTCGGCGGCGCGGTGGACGCGACGCTGACGCCGGACGTCGCCGTGAACGCCACCGGGGCGTGGGCGGACGCGATCGGGGAGATGGCCGGCGTCGACGTCGGAATGGCGCCGAGCCGCGGCGTGATGGTCTCGGTCGAGCACGACGGGCTGGAGCCGGTGTTGAACCGGTGTCGTGACCCCGACGACGGCGACATCGTCGTGCCCCACGACGGTGAAGTCGTGTTGGGGACGACGAGCGTCCCCGTCTCCGACCCCGACGACTACGAGACCGCCGACTGGGAGGTCGAGCGGTCGGTCGAGGAGTGCGCCGCGATGCTCCCCGCGGTCGCGGACGCGCCGACCGTTCGGACGTGGTGGGGCGTTCGTCCGCTGTACGCGCCCGACGAGACGGAGCAGGACCGCCGGGGCATCTCCCGCGGCTTCACGCTGCTCGACCACGAACGCGACGGCGCCGCCGGGCTGTACAGCGTCGTCGGCGGAAAGCTGACCACCTATCGACGGATGGCCGAGACGACCGCCGACGAGGTCTGCGAGCGGCTGGGGGTCGACGCCCCCTGCGAGACCGCGACTCAGCGGCTCGCTCACGCCGACGACCCGGACCGGTTGGACGAGCTCGTCGAGGCGTACGGCGGCGCGAACCCGACCGACCGCGACGTGGTCGACGCGCCCGCTGACGACTGA
- a CDS encoding D-2-hydroxyacid dehydrogenase has protein sequence MSTIDIAVLDHDAHGIPAADYAEILDRRLSDREVRLAATPDEHDRYLREATVVAGKRVDADEVATAENLRLFACNSAGVDHLPLDALAERGVAVTNASGVHGPNVAEHVLGWVLTFARRLDEGRRRQRRREWRRFQSFTELAGSTVTVVGLGAIGETVVERFGGFDVDTVGVRHTVSKGGPTDEVIGYGDLADALPGTDVLVLVCPLTETTAGLIGEAELDALPTDAIVVNVARGGVIDTPALVDALRSNELHGAALDVTDPEPLPSDHDLWGFENVFLTPHVAGHTPRYWERRADILVENLEWVAETGAYEGLRNQVA, from the coding sequence ATGTCCACCATCGACATCGCGGTGCTCGACCACGACGCGCACGGGATCCCGGCGGCCGACTACGCGGAGATACTCGACCGGCGCCTCTCTGACCGCGAGGTGCGCCTCGCGGCGACGCCCGACGAACACGACCGCTACCTTCGAGAGGCGACCGTCGTCGCCGGGAAGCGCGTCGACGCCGACGAGGTCGCGACCGCCGAAAACCTGCGGCTGTTCGCGTGTAACAGCGCGGGGGTCGACCACCTGCCGCTGGACGCGCTGGCCGAGCGCGGCGTCGCGGTGACGAACGCGTCGGGCGTCCACGGGCCGAACGTCGCCGAACACGTGCTCGGCTGGGTGCTGACGTTCGCGCGGCGGCTCGACGAGGGGCGCCGCCGCCAGCGACGCCGGGAGTGGCGCCGGTTCCAGTCGTTCACCGAGCTCGCCGGCAGCACCGTGACCGTCGTCGGCCTCGGCGCCATCGGCGAGACCGTCGTCGAGCGGTTCGGGGGGTTCGACGTCGACACGGTCGGGGTCCGCCACACCGTCTCGAAGGGTGGCCCGACCGACGAGGTGATCGGGTACGGCGACCTCGCGGACGCTCTGCCGGGGACGGACGTACTCGTCCTCGTGTGTCCGCTGACGGAGACGACCGCAGGGCTGATCGGCGAGGCCGAGCTCGACGCGCTCCCGACCGATGCGATCGTGGTGAACGTCGCGCGCGGCGGCGTGATCGACACGCCGGCGCTCGTGGACGCGCTGCGGTCGAACGAGCTCCACGGCGCCGCCCTCGACGTCACCGACCCGGAGCCGCTGCCGAGCGACCACGACCTGTGGGGGTTCGAGAACGTCTTTTTGACCCCCCACGTCGCGGGCCACACGCCGCGGTACTGGGAGCGACGCGCCGACATCCTCGTCGAGAACCTCGAATGGGTCGCGGAGACCGGCGCGTACGAGGGGCTGCGGAATCAGGTGGCCTGA
- a CDS encoding prolyl oligopeptidase family serine peptidase, giving the protein MSETTESDVLRELAKLPTFSSPRVSPDGETVALYYDVTGRNELHLLDPEDGSLDRLSDGDVPRSVRAGFEWDPDGSRLFYHRDEDGDEQHDIWAMSIGGESESVVEMDGQLRLHDVSEDGETLLLGSSRDGQMNLYRHGVTSGETTKLTDYDRAVAAGELSPDGDRIAYATNETDTYENADVYVADADGSNARNLETGEVGAEAMPVDWAPGGDRLLVNDNATDLSRSGVIDLSDGVEDAPVTWFGGDAFEESADGFLADGDRFAVNRTKGTTVVPAVYDVETGEARELAFGDGVAQISTDRPLSDGRYLTYRTTSSRRPELVGYDLGSGATETVFEAEYGPFDPDDFVDPEVVAFESDGVPETPARAVDHGSSEMFEIEGLLFDSGRRPSPLIVNPHGGPRWQDRQQFNYRVQYLLSRGFSVLQVNYRGSIGRGREFVEELYDDWGGAEQGDVATGAEYVLDEYDWLDEDRVAVYGGSYGGYSANWQMVQYPDLYDAGVAWVGVSDLFDMYENTMPHFRTELMVKNLGEPDDNEAIYRERSPVNYVENIDAHLLIVHGVNDPRVPVSQARILRDALDDAGFEAGVDYEYEELGEEGHGSGDIDQKIRSLELLDDFLDRRIGAERTAVASLDD; this is encoded by the coding sequence ATGTCAGAGACCACAGAATCCGACGTGCTTCGCGAGCTCGCGAAGCTCCCGACGTTCTCCAGTCCCCGCGTGTCGCCGGACGGCGAGACGGTCGCCCTCTATTACGACGTGACCGGGCGCAACGAGCTCCACCTGCTTGACCCCGAGGACGGCTCGCTCGACCGGCTGAGCGACGGCGATGTCCCTCGGTCGGTCCGCGCCGGCTTCGAGTGGGACCCCGACGGCTCCCGGCTGTTTTACCACCGAGACGAGGACGGCGACGAGCAGCACGACATCTGGGCGATGTCGATCGGCGGCGAGAGCGAATCGGTCGTCGAGATGGACGGCCAGCTCCGGCTCCACGACGTGAGCGAGGACGGCGAGACGCTCCTGCTCGGCTCCAGCCGCGACGGGCAGATGAACCTCTACCGCCACGGCGTCACCTCGGGCGAGACGACGAAGCTCACCGACTACGACCGCGCGGTCGCGGCCGGAGAGCTCTCGCCCGACGGCGACCGGATCGCGTACGCGACCAACGAGACGGACACCTACGAGAACGCGGACGTGTACGTGGCCGACGCCGACGGGTCGAACGCGCGGAACCTCGAGACCGGTGAGGTCGGCGCCGAGGCGATGCCGGTCGACTGGGCGCCCGGCGGTGACCGCCTGCTCGTCAACGACAACGCGACCGACCTGAGCCGCAGCGGCGTGATCGACCTCTCCGACGGCGTCGAGGACGCTCCGGTGACGTGGTTCGGCGGCGACGCGTTCGAGGAGTCGGCGGACGGCTTCCTCGCCGACGGCGACCGGTTCGCCGTCAACCGGACGAAGGGGACGACGGTGGTGCCGGCGGTCTACGACGTCGAGACGGGCGAGGCGCGCGAACTCGCGTTCGGTGACGGCGTCGCACAGATCTCCACCGACCGGCCGCTCTCCGACGGCCGATACCTGACGTACCGGACCACGTCGAGCCGCCGCCCGGAACTGGTCGGGTACGACCTCGGGTCGGGCGCGACGGAGACCGTCTTCGAGGCGGAGTACGGTCCGTTCGACCCCGACGACTTCGTCGACCCCGAGGTCGTGGCCTTCGAGTCCGACGGGGTACCGGAGACCCCCGCGCGGGCAGTCGACCACGGCTCCTCCGAGATGTTCGAGATAGAGGGGCTGCTGTTCGACTCGGGCCGACGCCCCTCGCCGCTGATCGTCAACCCCCACGGCGGCCCGCGCTGGCAGGACCGCCAGCAGTTCAATTACCGCGTCCAGTACCTCCTCTCGCGCGGCTTCTCCGTGCTACAGGTGAACTACCGCGGGTCGATCGGGCGCGGCCGCGAGTTCGTCGAGGAGCTGTACGACGACTGGGGCGGCGCCGAACAGGGCGACGTGGCGACCGGCGCCGAGTACGTCCTCGACGAGTACGACTGGCTCGACGAGGACCGCGTCGCCGTCTACGGCGGGTCCTACGGCGGCTACTCCGCGAACTGGCAGATGGTCCAATACCCGGACCTGTACGACGCCGGGGTCGCGTGGGTTGGCGTGAGCGACCTGTTCGACATGTACGAGAACACCATGCCCCATTTCCGGACGGAACTCATGGTGAAGAACCTCGGCGAGCCCGACGACAACGAGGCGATATACCGCGAGCGGAGTCCGGTCAACTACGTTGAGAACATCGACGCCCACCTCCTGATCGTCCACGGCGTCAACGACCCGCGGGTACCCGTTTCACAGGCCAGAATCCTTCGGGACGCGCTCGACGACGCCGGCTTCGAGGCGGGCGTCGACTACGAGTACGAGGAGCTGGGCGAGGAGGGCCACGGCTCCGGCGACATCGACCAGAAGATCCGGTCGCTGGAGCTGCTCGACGACTTCCTCGACCGCCGGATCGGCGCCGAACGGACCGCGGTCGCCTCGCTGGACGACTAG
- a CDS encoding DUF2892 domain-containing protein: MSQNVGVTDKRVRTAVGAVAGTASLATLAGTGPLPALAAPVLGVVALAMLATAATGTCGLYALIGVDTCSVDAGGSR; this comes from the coding sequence ATGAGCCAGAACGTCGGAGTGACGGACAAGCGAGTCAGAACCGCGGTCGGTGCGGTGGCCGGAACCGCCTCGCTAGCAACCCTCGCGGGCACCGGCCCCCTTCCCGCCCTCGCGGCCCCGGTGCTGGGCGTCGTCGCGCTCGCGATGCTCGCGACCGCCGCGACCGGTACCTGCGGGCTCTACGCGCTGATCGGTGTCGACACCTGCTCGGTCGACGCCGGCGGGTCGCGCTGA
- a CDS encoding MaoC family dehydratase, translating to MPVATVDETATHEVAITEETIEAFAALSGDGNPIHLDDEYAAETMFGGRVAHGVLSAAVVSGALARLSGDIVYLSQDLSFENPVFPGETVEATVRVTDDLGGDRLAVETTATVPARGERVLSGEATVLSVPHGDGD from the coding sequence ATGCCAGTCGCGACGGTCGACGAGACGGCGACCCACGAGGTAGCGATCACCGAGGAGACGATAGAGGCGTTCGCCGCGCTCTCCGGCGACGGGAACCCGATCCACCTCGACGACGAGTACGCCGCCGAGACGATGTTCGGCGGCCGCGTCGCGCACGGGGTCCTCTCGGCCGCGGTCGTCTCCGGGGCGCTCGCGCGGCTCTCCGGCGACATCGTCTACCTCTCGCAGGACCTCTCGTTCGAGAACCCAGTCTTTCCGGGTGAGACGGTGGAGGCGACCGTCCGCGTCACCGACGACCTCGGCGGTGACCGGCTCGCGGTCGAGACGACCGCGACCGTCCCCGCCCGCGGCGAGCGCGTCCTCTCGGGGGAGGCGACGGTGCTGTCGGTGCCGCACGGAGACGGTGACTGA
- a CDS encoding MFS transporter — translation MVSPSSIAGADSEIVREQPFQLLLLVNVLPPLGTALLSPVLGSLVEPLGTSTANIGLMMSAFTAPSIVVIPVAGVVADRYGRRPVLLFGLVWFGVTGTAIAFVSTFAAALALRALQGIGFAALTPIIITSLGDLYAGTKEATAQGLRFTGSGLSQTVFPLAAGVLVGIAWQYPFLLYAVAFPIAAVVYVYFEEPLDEVDDEGSAAGVRERLGEMRALVAHRRAWTMVVARGSANVAWFGFLTYNSILVVNVLGYTPAEAGVLAALASLTYALAATQAGRIADVFADRLYPLVATNLSMGAGLALIFLAPSLAVAAAGVVFMGAGFGLVLSIYRSVITTLPPADLRGGLVSLGEGSGRAAATATPVFMGVAVAVATGPLGFETAVRAVGVGTGLLGGGVGVVCLLLMSASPPIRMGE, via the coding sequence GTGGTATCGCCCTCGTCGATTGCGGGAGCCGACTCGGAGATCGTCCGGGAGCAGCCCTTCCAGCTGCTGTTGCTCGTCAACGTGCTCCCGCCGCTCGGCACCGCGCTCCTCTCGCCGGTGCTCGGCTCGCTCGTCGAGCCGCTGGGCACGTCGACAGCGAACATCGGGCTCATGATGTCGGCGTTCACCGCGCCCTCAATCGTCGTCATCCCGGTCGCGGGCGTGGTCGCCGACCGGTACGGACGGCGCCCGGTACTGCTCTTCGGGCTCGTCTGGTTCGGGGTCACCGGCACCGCCATCGCCTTCGTCTCCACCTTCGCCGCGGCGCTCGCCCTGCGCGCGCTCCAGGGGATCGGCTTCGCCGCACTCACGCCGATCATCATCACTAGCCTCGGCGACCTGTACGCGGGGACGAAGGAGGCGACCGCACAGGGGCTCCGATTCACCGGCTCGGGGCTCTCGCAGACGGTGTTCCCCCTGGCCGCGGGCGTCCTCGTCGGGATAGCGTGGCAGTATCCGTTCCTCCTGTACGCCGTCGCATTCCCGATCGCGGCGGTCGTCTACGTCTACTTCGAGGAGCCGCTCGACGAGGTGGACGACGAGGGGTCGGCGGCCGGGGTCCGAGAGCGGCTCGGCGAGATGCGCGCACTCGTCGCGCACCGCCGGGCATGGACTATGGTCGTCGCGCGGGGGAGCGCGAACGTCGCGTGGTTCGGCTTCCTCACGTACAACTCGATCCTCGTCGTGAACGTGCTCGGCTACACGCCGGCGGAGGCGGGGGTGCTCGCGGCGCTCGCGAGCCTCACGTACGCGCTCGCGGCGACGCAGGCCGGCCGGATCGCCGACGTCTTCGCCGACCGACTCTATCCGCTTGTCGCCACGAACCTGTCGATGGGGGCCGGGCTCGCGCTCATTTTCCTCGCCCCGTCGCTCGCGGTCGCTGCCGCCGGCGTCGTCTTCATGGGGGCGGGGTTCGGGCTCGTGCTCTCCATCTACCGGAGCGTCATCACGACGCTCCCGCCCGCGGACCTGCGCGGCGGGCTCGTCAGCCTCGGCGAGGGGAGCGGGCGCGCGGCGGCGACGGCGACACCCGTGTTCATGGGCGTCGCCGTCGCGGTCGCGACCGGCCCGCTCGGGTTCGAGACGGCGGTCCGTGCGGTCGGCGTCGGTACCGGGCTCCTCGGCGGAGGCGTCGGAGTCGTCTGCCTCCTCCTGATGAGCGCGTCGCCGCCGATCCGGATGGGGGAGTAG
- a CDS encoding 3-oxoacyl-[acyl-carrier-protein] synthase III C-terminal domain-containing protein has protein sequence MTVSITGLGTYVPDETVTGAEIAAESGIPEDVVVEKMGVREKRVCPPDGDHATEMSVAAAEAALADADLDPTDLDVVVYHGSEYKDHVVWSAAAAITDRLGATNAYATESYTLCAGAPIALRQVTAQLRTEPIGTALLVAASREEDLVDYANEDSSFMFNFGSGASAFVVEAASESARGDDGDTDDTAPFGGRARAIVEASAAETDGSFADDVVMPAGGSKRPPSEETVREGLHTLGVPDPDGMKRRLGPVSLPAYLSVADEALDRSGFDRDELNYVALTHMKRSFHERVLDELGLDSARDGYYLDEFGHVQSVDQALALERGVEANRLEAGDLVCLLAAGTGYTWSATVLRWRG, from the coding sequence ATGACCGTCTCGATCACCGGACTCGGGACGTACGTCCCGGACGAGACGGTCACGGGCGCGGAGATCGCCGCCGAGAGCGGGATCCCGGAGGACGTCGTCGTCGAGAAGATGGGCGTCCGCGAGAAGCGCGTCTGCCCGCCCGACGGCGACCACGCGACGGAGATGAGCGTGGCGGCGGCCGAGGCGGCCCTCGCGGACGCGGATCTCGACCCGACCGACCTCGACGTCGTCGTCTATCACGGCTCGGAGTACAAAGACCACGTCGTCTGGTCGGCGGCGGCGGCGATCACCGACCGGCTCGGCGCGACGAACGCGTACGCGACCGAGAGCTACACGCTCTGTGCGGGCGCTCCGATCGCGCTACGGCAGGTGACCGCGCAGCTGCGGACGGAGCCGATCGGGACCGCGCTGCTCGTCGCCGCCAGCCGCGAGGAGGACCTCGTGGACTACGCGAACGAGGACAGCTCGTTCATGTTCAACTTCGGCAGCGGCGCGAGCGCGTTCGTCGTCGAGGCGGCGTCGGAAAGCGCACGAGGCGACGACGGCGACACCGACGACACCGCCCCCTTCGGCGGCCGAGCGCGGGCGATCGTCGAGGCGAGCGCGGCCGAGACGGACGGCTCGTTCGCGGACGACGTGGTGATGCCCGCTGGCGGGTCGAAGCGCCCGCCGAGCGAAGAGACGGTCCGCGAGGGGCTCCACACGCTCGGCGTTCCCGACCCCGACGGAATGAAAAGGCGGCTTGGCCCCGTCTCGCTGCCGGCGTACCTCTCGGTCGCCGACGAGGCGTTAGACCGGTCCGGGTTCGACCGCGACGAGCTAAACTACGTCGCGCTCACCCACATGAAGCGGTCGTTTCACGAGCGCGTCCTCGACGAACTCGGACTCGACTCCGCGCGCGACGGCTACTACCTCGACGAGTTCGGCCACGTCCAGAGCGTCGACCAGGCGCTCGCGCTGGAGCGGGGCGTCGAGGCCAACCGCCTCGAAGCCGGCGACCTCGTCTGCCTGCTCGCGGCCGGAACGGGCTATACCTGGTCCGCGACCGTGCTTCGGTGGCGCGGCTGA
- a CDS encoding cryptochrome/deoxyribodipyrimidine photo-lyase family protein has product MGSPDGAPLPTAPDRDAVRAATESGSPGTVVWHRKDLRIADNPALAAAAAESDRLLPLFVFDPAFYDERGIACDARIEFLHDCLRDLDGQYRDVGGAGLTYAHGDPLDALGRFVDAGWNVVAAASATGRYGRRRDERARERLGVEFVSGDGLVRDADRPRDGWSDRVESWLADDPFDWDPRSVEIERVGTGTDPGRVSDAYGIDPTKTSVPTGGRGPAREKLRAFTERIADYPGSISSPVDAREGTSGLSPYLRFGCLSVREVHRRVDERAPDGRGKSMFVSRLFWNRHYTQKLLDWPGWLDRAVNPVYEGFNRDRHDPDLVAAWKRGETGFPMVDASMRCLRETGWLNFRMRALCASCYFQILQQPWRIGADHFYEHLIDGDAAINYTQWQSQCGLVGRPGLRLYDPRKQVRDQDPEGKFVTRWVPELDPLPAAHLDAPEKAPLAVQEESGVRIGEAYPYPVVDYEAARSEFRGRYGADHGDPPGSSAGGGGSSQTGLGDFE; this is encoded by the coding sequence ATGGGTTCGCCGGACGGCGCTCCGCTTCCGACTGCGCCGGACCGGGACGCGGTCCGCGCCGCGACAGAGTCGGGGTCGCCGGGCACCGTCGTCTGGCACCGCAAGGACCTGCGGATCGCGGACAACCCGGCGCTCGCGGCGGCCGCGGCGGAGTCGGACCGCCTGCTGCCGCTGTTCGTCTTCGACCCGGCCTTCTACGACGAGCGCGGGATCGCCTGCGACGCCCGAATCGAGTTCCTCCACGACTGCCTGCGCGACCTCGACGGGCAGTACCGCGACGTCGGCGGCGCGGGGCTGACGTACGCCCACGGCGACCCGCTCGACGCCCTCGGCCGGTTCGTCGACGCCGGGTGGAACGTCGTCGCGGCCGCGAGCGCGACCGGTCGGTACGGCCGGCGACGAGACGAGCGCGCCCGCGAGCGACTCGGCGTCGAGTTCGTCTCGGGCGACGGTCTCGTCCGCGACGCGGACCGCCCCCGAGACGGCTGGAGCGACCGCGTCGAGTCGTGGCTCGCGGACGACCCGTTCGACTGGGACCCTCGGTCGGTCGAGATCGAGCGCGTCGGGACGGGGACCGATCCCGGCCGCGTGAGCGACGCCTACGGCATCGACCCGACGAAGACGAGCGTCCCGACCGGCGGACGCGGCCCGGCGCGGGAGAAGCTCCGCGCGTTCACGGAACGGATCGCAGACTACCCGGGGTCGATCTCCTCGCCGGTCGACGCGCGGGAGGGGACGAGCGGGCTCTCGCCGTACCTGCGGTTCGGCTGTCTGTCGGTTCGAGAGGTCCACCGACGCGTCGACGAGCGCGCGCCCGACGGCCGCGGGAAGTCCATGTTCGTCTCCCGACTGTTCTGGAACCGCCACTACACACAGAAGCTGCTCGACTGGCCGGGGTGGCTCGACCGGGCGGTGAACCCGGTGTACGAGGGGTTCAACCGCGACCGCCACGACCCCGACCTCGTCGCGGCGTGGAAGCGCGGCGAGACCGGATTCCCGATGGTCGACGCAAGCATGCGGTGTCTGCGGGAGACGGGGTGGCTGAACTTCCGAATGCGGGCGCTGTGCGCGAGCTGCTACTTCCAGATCCTCCAGCAGCCGTGGCGGATCGGGGCCGACCACTTCTACGAACACCTGATCGACGGCGACGCCGCGATCAACTACACCCAGTGGCAGTCGCAGTGCGGCCTTGTCGGTCGCCCGGGACTACGATTGTACGACCCCCGCAAGCAGGTTCGCGATCAGGACCCCGAGGGCAAGTTCGTCACGCGGTGGGTTCCCGAACTCGACCCGCTCCCCGCCGCACACCTCGACGCCCCCGAGAAGGCGCCGCTTGCGGTCCAAGAGGAGTCGGGCGTCCGGATCGGTGAGGCGTACCCGTATCCCGTCGTCGACTACGAGGCGGCCCGCAGCGAGTTCCGCGGGCGCTACGGGGCCGACCACGGCGACCCGCCGGGGTCGAGCGCGGGCGGCGGCGGGTCGTCGCAGACCGGCCTCGGCGATTTCGAGTGA